One window from the genome of Streptomyces sp. NBC_00708 encodes:
- a CDS encoding (2Fe-2S)-binding protein produces MRVNFTVNGRRHEADDVWEGESLLYVLRERMGLPGSKNACEQGECGSCTVRLDGVPVCSCLVAAGQVEGRDVVTVEGLADFAAHRAEAHPGTGCASGACGTSLDRAKRWKAEPAAGEETRDTGELSPIQQAFIDAGAVQCGFCTPGLLVAADELLERTPQPSDADIREALSGNLCRCTGYEKILDAVRLAAARAEETV; encoded by the coding sequence AGGCCGACGACGTCTGGGAGGGCGAGTCCCTCCTCTACGTCCTGCGCGAGCGCATGGGCCTGCCCGGCTCGAAGAACGCCTGCGAGCAGGGCGAGTGCGGCTCCTGCACGGTCCGCCTCGACGGGGTGCCCGTCTGCTCCTGCCTGGTCGCCGCCGGACAGGTCGAGGGCCGCGACGTCGTCACCGTCGAGGGCCTGGCCGACTTCGCCGCCCACCGCGCCGAGGCCCACCCCGGCACCGGCTGCGCCTCCGGCGCCTGCGGCACCTCCCTCGACCGGGCCAAGCGCTGGAAGGCCGAGCCCGCCGCCGGTGAGGAGACCCGGGACACCGGGGAGCTGTCCCCGATCCAGCAGGCGTTCATCGACGCCGGAGCCGTCCAGTGCGGCTTCTGCACCCCCGGCCTCCTGGTCGCGGCCGACGAGCTCCTGGAGCGCACCCCGCAGCCGTCCGACGCGGACATCCGCGAGGCGCTGTCCGGCAACCTCTGCCGCTGCACCGGCTACGAGAAGATCCTCGACGCGGTCCGCCTCGCGGCCGCCCGCGCGGAAGAGACGGTCTGA